In the genome of Deinococcus betulae, the window GTCGCCGTTGGTGTCACGCGGGTCAAGGCGGGCCATCTGTTCGTGGCGATCTTTTTGCTGGAAGAACATGGAAACCTCCGTGGGAAAGCGGGCCGGGCGGCGCGCAGAGCCTCAGACCCATCTGTCTGGGCGGCGCCCACCGTGTTTGAACGGCCCCACCCTACGCAGCCCGGCGTGACCGCGCGTGAGGGGCGCCTTCAGTGGAGTTGAGAGAAGCAGTTGTGGGGTGGGTGGAACAGCCCAGCGCGTTCTGCCTTCCTGTTTTCACTTTCCATATCCCACACCCCACTTCCCGCCTTTTGGGACAATCCCACGCCCCCGGCGGCGCTACAGTCGGCCCTGTATGCGCTCACTGGTGCTGATTGGTCACGGCTCTCACCTGAACGGAGAATCGGCGGGCGCGGTGTACCGCTACGCGGAGTTGCTGCGCGGGCGCGGCCTGTTCGATGAAGTCATTGAGGGCTACTGGAAGGAAGAACCCTCGCTGCGGCAGGTGCTGAAAACCACGGCCAGCACGGACATCACGGTGATCCCCATGTTTATCTCTGAGGGGTACTTTACCGAGACCGTGATTCCGCGCGAGATGGGCCTGGGCCACCAGGGGCCGGTGCCTGAAGGAGGCGTGGCGCGCGTGATCGGCGGGCGCACCGTGCGCTACACGCTGCCTTACGGCGTTCACCCGGCCATGACCGACGTGATTCTGGCCCGCGCCCACGAGGCCCTGCCCGACGCCAGCCCGCAGGACACCGCCCTGATTGTGCTGGGCCACGGCACCACCCGCAATGAGAACAGCAGCCGCGTGATCTACCAGAACGCCGACCGCCTGAGAGCCAGCGGCCACTTTGCCGAGGTACACGCCCTGTTTCTGGACGAGGACCCGAAGGTGGGCACCTGGCCGGGCGTGGTGAAGGCCCCGCGCGTCGTGGTCGTGCCCTTTTTCGCCTCGGAAGGCTGGCATACCCTGGAAACCATTCCCGAGGATATGGGCCTGACCGGCACCGTCACGGCCTTTCCCGACCACCCGCACGGCCCGCAGCAGGTGTTTTACGCCAAGCCGGTGGGCACCCACGCGGCGGTGGCCGACGTGGTGCTGCACCTGGCCGAAGAGGCGCGCGGCGCAGGCGGCCAGGGCGACCACGAACGCGGGCACGAGGCGGCGTGGCAGACCTTTCTGGAGCGGGCGCGGGCGGGCCTGCGTGTAGGGGAGGTGCTGCTGACCCCCGAACTGGGCGTCTTCGAGCTGCGGCACATGCTCGACGAGGGGCTGCCTGGCGGCGAGCTGGTGACCCTGGTGACGCCCGAGGGGGTGCGTGACCGGACGCGCGTGACGGACGGCGGCGACCACCGCCCGGTGCATACCCTGCGCACCCTGCCGCGCGGCTGGCGCGCCGTGCTGAACGAAGCCGACCTGCGCCGCGCCGTGCATTACCTGTATCCGGCCGTCGTGGAAGAGACGTACGCCCATTCCTGCCACGCGCTGCGGCATACGCCCTGGGCCACCACCGCGCGGCGCCAGACCGGCATTTACGCCAAGGTGCAAAAGGCCACGCCTGCCCAGGTCGAACATGTGGCGCAGGAGGTCTGTAGCGGCTGCCTGCGCACCCGCCTGTGGGCCGGCGAGCGCCTGACCTTCACCTTCCTGGACGGGGTGCCGGGCGGCCTGCCCTGCGCCGAGGCCTGCACCTTTCTGGTGGCCGAGGTGCGTGAAGAAGTCAGCGGCAAGCGCGGCGCCGGGCACGGGCACGGGCACTAGGCGCCCTTTCTGAAACTAGGGCTTGTCGGCCAAGGTGTCATCAAGACCTCCCGCCATGCGCTGTGGCATCGTGGAACAGCTCCACCGGGTGACGTCGAAATCTGACCAGGCATGGTCATTGCTGGAGAAGAAAGTGATCTGAAGGCCGCTTTCGAAATTGAGCGTGAGGGAGGGAAGCGCGTTTCTCACCCCGTATGACCACCCGTGAAGGATCTCGCCCCAGAGATCCAGTTCGCGGGTTAGATCACGCAGGGGCCAGAACATCCCGTCCTCAGGAACTGCGAACGCTTCAGGTGCCTTCTCCCAGCGTTGGACGTACAGCATGAGGCCATCGGCGAACATCCGCCACCACTGTCCCTCGACCAGCACGAAGACCTGATGTGGCGAGTAGACCTCATCGTGCCTCCTGTACTCCTGCCCTACGAGCTGTTCAAGGACTTTCCCGGCGAACTCAGGCCCTTCGCCTTGGAATATCAGATCGTAGTCATGGGTGCGCATACCTCAGTTTGACCCGTGAACTTGGCCGACACGCACTAGACCGCGTCACTGGACCCTGTCACCAGGCCCCAAACGCCCTTTTCGTCCCAGTCCTCTGAACACCCTGGCCGCCCCGCGCAGCCGGGGTGTTACGCTGGGGTACGGCAGACCTTCCGGGGCCACTGCACACCATGTCCACCCGCGTCCCGAGAGACGCCCCGCGCCCGGCGCGGTAAGCCCGTCCGAGAGACGGCGATGGAGACAGCCCATGTTCAGCACCGCGACATCCAGGCGTCGCCCCGACCAAGTTACGGGGGACGCCTGTCCTACTTGGCCCGCCCAGGGCACGGAGACCGCATGACCACCAGAGGCGCACTGAAGTATGAGGGCAAGGCCAAGCGCGTGTACGCCACCGACACTGCCGAGGAGTATGTGGTGGAGTACAAGGATGACGCCACCGCCTTTAACGGCGTGAAAAAGGCCCAGATTGGCGGCAAGGGCGCGGTGAACAACGCCATCACGGCCCACCTCTTTCCGCAGCTGGAAGCGGCTGGGATTCCGACGCACTTTCTGGCGCAGCTCTCTGAGACCGAGCAGCGCGTGCGGGCTGTGACCATCATTCCGGTGGAGGTCATCGTGCGGAACGTGGCGGCCGGGTCGTTCAGCAAACGCCTGGGCATCGAGGAAGGGACGGCCCTGGCGCGTCCCGTGGTGGAGTTCTGCTACAAGAGTGACGCTCTGGGCGACCCCCTCATCAATACGGACACTGCCGTGGCCCTGGGCTGGACCACCCCCGGAGAACTGGACCGCATCCGCGAACTGGCGCTGAAGGTGCAGGCCTTCCTGGTGCCGTATTTCGCGGCGCGCGGCGTAAAGCTGATTGATTTCAAGCTGGAATTCGGCCGGACCGCCGACGGCACCGTCATCCTGGCCGACGAAATCAGCCCGGACACCTGCCGCTTCTGGGACGCCCAGACGGGCGAGAAGCTCGACAAAGACCGCTTCCGCCGCGACCTGGGCGGCGTGGAAGACGCCTACAACGAGATGCTGCGCCGCGTGATGGCGCCCGCCGGCACCTGACCCATGACGCCTGGCCCCTCCCCCCTTGCCCACGCCTGGGCGTTTGACGAACTGCGCACCGCTGGCCCCGAACATCTGGACGCCGGCCAGGTGGCGGCCTACGACGCGCGCGCCCAGTTCGACCCGGCGCCCGACATCGACGTTCTAAAAGCCCTGGGCCTCTCCCGGCAGGACACGGTGCTGGACATGGGGGCGGGCACAGGCACTTTCGCGGTGGCCGCGGCGCCCCTGTGCCGGCAGGTGCTGCTGGTCGAGCCTTCACGCGCCATGCTGGACGCGGCCGCCGAAAAGCTCAGGGCCGCCGCCCTGGACAACGTCAGGCTGATCAAAGGCAGCTTTCTGAGTCTTCAGGTGGCGTCGCCCGTGGAGTTCATCTTCTGCCGCAACGCCCTGCACCATCTGCCGGATTTCTGGAAGGTGCAGGCCCTGCGGCGGCTGCGCGCAGCCCTGAAGCCAGGCGGCGTGCTGCGCCTGAAAGACATCGCCTTTTCCTTTGCTCCTGCCCAGACCGAGGCCAGTCTCTCGCAGTGGCTGGAAGCGGCCGCGCACTATCCGCCCGGCAGCTACACCGCCGACATGCTGGCCACCCACATCCGGGAAGAATTCAGCACCTTTACCTGGCTGCTGGAACCCATGCTGGAACGCAGCGGCTTTTGCATTGAGCAGGCCGAGTACAGTTCGTCCGGCGTCTTTGCCGCCTACATCTGCCGCGCCGCCTGAACGCGCGATTTCTGGAGCCTTTTATGTCCACCTACAAAGCCAAAGTGTTCGTGACCCTCAAGCCCAGCATCCTTGACCCCCAGGGCCGCACCGTAGAGCGCGCCCTGTCGCACCTGGACCACGGCAACGTGGCCGGGGTGCGCGTGGGCAAGTACATCGAATTGACCCTGACCGGCACCCGCGAGGCCGCCGAAGCGCAGCTGAAAGACATCACCGAAAATGTGCTGAGTAACCCCGTCATGGAAGACGCCCGCTGGGAGCTGGAGGAGGCGTGAACACCGCCGTTATCCAGTTCCCAGGGTCCAACTGCGACGGCGACGCCCTGCACGCCGCGCAGCTGCTGCTGGACGAACGCAGCCAGTTTGTCTGGCACACCGAGGCGCAGCTGCCCCAGGGCACCGACCTCGTGTTTTTGCCCGGCGGCTTTTCTTACGGCGACCACCTGCGAAGCGGCGCGATTGCCGCTCGCAGCCCGATTATGGAAGCGGTGAAAGCCCACGCCGAGCGCGGCGGCTTTGTGCTGGGCGTGTGCAACGGCTTTCAGGTGCTGACCGAATCGGGCCTGCTCCCCGGTGCCCTGAGCCGCAACCGCGAGCTGCACTTTATGTGCAGGCCCGTGCATCTGCGCGTGGAAAACACGGGCACGGCGTTTACCCGTGCCTATGCCCAGGGTCAGGTCATCGAAATTCCGATTGCCCACGGCGAGGGCAACTACTACGCAGACCCAGACACCATTGCCCAGCTGGAAGATGAGGGGCGCGTGGTGTTCCGCTACGTGGACAACCCCAACGGGTCGCTGAATGACATTGCCGGCATCGTGAACGCGCGCGGCAACGTGCTGGGCATGATGCCGCACCCCGAACGCGCCGTGGAAGCCCTGCTGGGCAGCGAAGACGGCCGGGGCTTGTTCGAGAGCCTGACGGCCGCGCTGGCTGCGCGATAAAACATGGGCCGCCTGCCGTGGGACACGCTGCTGCTGTGGGGCAGCGCTGCTTTGCTGCTGGCGCTGGTGCTGCTGCCTGTCTTCACGGCCTGGCGTGTTCCGGCCCTGCTGCCCTGGCCCAGAGCGGGACTGGCCGTTGGGGCGGCGCTGCTGGCAGCTGTGGTGCTCACCGTGCTGCTGACCTTCGCCCTCGGCCTGCTCGGCACTGTCGCGCCCACCTGGAACCCCTACCGCAGCGCCGCTTTTGAACCTGTGGACGCTGGCCTCTTTGAACTGTTCCTGAGCGCTTTTTTAGCGCTGGTGCTGACGGCCGGCGGCCTGCTCTGGTGGCTGCGGGCGCTGGCAGAGAGGGGACAGCCGTGACACTTGGCACCTTATTTGAAGCTTGTCG includes:
- the purS gene encoding phosphoribosylformylglycinamidine synthase subunit PurS, whose amino-acid sequence is MSTYKAKVFVTLKPSILDPQGRTVERALSHLDHGNVAGVRVGKYIELTLTGTREAAEAQLKDITENVLSNPVMEDARWELEEA
- a CDS encoding class I SAM-dependent methyltransferase, translated to MTPGPSPLAHAWAFDELRTAGPEHLDAGQVAAYDARAQFDPAPDIDVLKALGLSRQDTVLDMGAGTGTFAVAAAPLCRQVLLVEPSRAMLDAAAEKLRAAALDNVRLIKGSFLSLQVASPVEFIFCRNALHHLPDFWKVQALRRLRAALKPGGVLRLKDIAFSFAPAQTEASLSQWLEAAAHYPPGSYTADMLATHIREEFSTFTWLLEPMLERSGFCIEQAEYSSSGVFAAYICRAA
- the purC gene encoding phosphoribosylaminoimidazolesuccinocarboxamide synthase, whose translation is MTTRGALKYEGKAKRVYATDTAEEYVVEYKDDATAFNGVKKAQIGGKGAVNNAITAHLFPQLEAAGIPTHFLAQLSETEQRVRAVTIIPVEVIVRNVAAGSFSKRLGIEEGTALARPVVEFCYKSDALGDPLINTDTAVALGWTTPGELDRIRELALKVQAFLVPYFAARGVKLIDFKLEFGRTADGTVILADEISPDTCRFWDAQTGEKLDKDRFRRDLGGVEDAYNEMLRRVMAPAGT
- a CDS encoding DR2241 family protein, with amino-acid sequence MRSLVLIGHGSHLNGESAGAVYRYAELLRGRGLFDEVIEGYWKEEPSLRQVLKTTASTDITVIPMFISEGYFTETVIPREMGLGHQGPVPEGGVARVIGGRTVRYTLPYGVHPAMTDVILARAHEALPDASPQDTALIVLGHGTTRNENSSRVIYQNADRLRASGHFAEVHALFLDEDPKVGTWPGVVKAPRVVVVPFFASEGWHTLETIPEDMGLTGTVTAFPDHPHGPQQVFYAKPVGTHAAVADVVLHLAEEARGAGGQGDHERGHEAAWQTFLERARAGLRVGEVLLTPELGVFELRHMLDEGLPGGELVTLVTPEGVRDRTRVTDGGDHRPVHTLRTLPRGWRAVLNEADLRRAVHYLYPAVVEETYAHSCHALRHTPWATTARRQTGIYAKVQKATPAQVEHVAQEVCSGCLRTRLWAGERLTFTFLDGVPGGLPCAEACTFLVAEVREEVSGKRGAGHGHGH
- the purQ gene encoding phosphoribosylformylglycinamidine synthase subunit PurQ, which codes for MNTAVIQFPGSNCDGDALHAAQLLLDERSQFVWHTEAQLPQGTDLVFLPGGFSYGDHLRSGAIAARSPIMEAVKAHAERGGFVLGVCNGFQVLTESGLLPGALSRNRELHFMCRPVHLRVENTGTAFTRAYAQGQVIEIPIAHGEGNYYADPDTIAQLEDEGRVVFRYVDNPNGSLNDIAGIVNARGNVLGMMPHPERAVEALLGSEDGRGLFESLTAALAAR